The region CAGCGATCTGGACGACCTCAGCTTGGAATCAATCGAAATCGATCCGCCTCACCTGACGAAGAGATCGGCACCGAAACTCTATTCGCCGAAAGTGGTGAGATACGTGAAACTGGAAGACATGGGTGAATCAACCCTCGAGAATCCGGCTTCGCAAAGCGCGAGAGGTGGAAGGTATCTGAGAGTGGCTCCGCAGATGGGGAGGGCCACCTACAGAGATCCTAATTATGACGTGAAGATCGTCGACTCCCCAGTAATGGCGAATCTCGTTGCTCATACCTGTCTTCCCGATATCGGTATTCCCCTCTGCTCCGAACTGGGTGGCTCTACAACGATACCGATCGCCCCGATTCCCCTACCTTCGAAACCTGTGCTGCCTCTCCCGTTGCCCCCGAACCCTCTTCCTTCTATCCCCGCGCCTTCGAAACCCCTCATTCCTCTTCCTGGATTTCCCTCCCTTTCCTCCCTGCCTTCTATCCTGCCGCTTCCTTCTCTTCCCAATGTCTCGAGCCAGGTGACGCTCAACATTAGCAATTCAATCGGTAACTTGACTCCGCTGCAGTTGCCGGGTCAGGCTGTGATCCAGAGTATCGGCGATTACCTGAACAAACCGACGGTAGTGCAGAGTAACGGAGAACCGGAAATAAAGCCGGTGATAGTCGTGCAGCCGACCTCGTCGCCCGGAATTTTGGCCGGTATCAACGCATTTCTGGCACCGAACGGGAACAATTGGTTCAATCCGCTTGCCGGGAATCCACTCATCGGTTTGGTGAATCTGTCGGCGCTGCCGGTTTTCTCGCCACTTCCGGGGATACCCTCGTTGCAGGAAATTTTGCAGAGACCGGAAAACGAAATTTCCAGGCCTCCGGGTCTCCTGGGTATCTTGGGAATTCCGAACAACCAGAGTCCGCCCCCCAGCGCGGGGCCGCCGACCGAGAAACCGGGAATTTTTGGCGGTATCTTCTCGTCGCCCAGCCGACCCACGGCCCTCGAAGATGCCACGAACCCCACGCGACCGACCCTCCTAGGCGGCATAGGGAACATCTTCAATCAACCCACTAACCGACCTCTCGTGATCGAGAGACCTGACGAGAATCCCATAGTCGTTGAACGACCCGTTTACGTTGTCGAACAACCGGTGACTCAGGGACTCCTCGACATTTTCCAGAAACCAAATCGACCGATAATATTGAACACCACGAAGGAACCGGAGGTATGACAATCGCGACAGAACAACTAGTTCTTCTTtaccttttcattttcgggggattaattgttcattttttcaaacgcagGTCATCAAGGATCCGACTTACGTTCTTCAGAGACCCACGGAAAATCCGTTGACCGGCCTCCTCGGAAATTGGAACATCTTCAACAGGCCCACTACTCAATCTCCACCCCCCGTCGTGATAATAGACAAGGAACCAAATCCTGGTCGTCCAACCGTCGTTATCAATACACCACCGCAGAATTACAGTCCTGCGATAATGCCAACAAACCCTCAACTACCAGCTTTTCCGGTAAAACCGGGTCTCGTGTCCTCGAGTTCTTCGAGCGTATCCTCGGCCAGTTCCACATCAAGCGTAAACGGTATATCGAATTCTTTCGCCGCGTCATCCGCAAGTTCCGTCGTAAATCCTCTAGGACCGTCCTCCTCTTCGTCGTTGGCGGTTTCTTTGGCTTCCTCCGCCGCCAAAAAGGGAGAGGATTCCGCAAAGACAGTGGACGCTGTACCGCAAACGAATTTGGATTCGGAAAATAGCGGTTTGCGGGAAGGTGGCGAATCGAAAGCCCCGATTCGCGACGTCCCGGAAGTAGCGAAAGTTCAAGGATCGAAGGAAAAGATTTTGCCGGAGGGACAAGCGGCGGAGGGCGATAAATTCAAGGACATCGATGCGGTCCCGATCGACGAACAAGTGCACAACGAGGCTTGAACTCGCTGACATCGACGTGATTTAGGCATTAGGAAACATTTATTCatacctatttatttattgatctcATCACTCGACTTTTGTCATATCATTTAGTTTGCTAACGATTCTATTCTCCGCGCGAAACAGaggataataaattttttcgtatgacaaaaaatctatcgtcgttttccctcccccctcccccgaatcAATGGAGCGTACATTATCGAAGTTTTATACATTATGAATCCGATTACCTAACTAAAAATCACCCGGCTACGTAGCTAACGCTGCTGGAACCGTAATTTTATcctacaggtataatatattatattatatatatgtatttttttttaaa is a window of Athalia rosae chromosome 8, iyAthRosa1.1, whole genome shotgun sequence DNA encoding:
- the LOC125502057 gene encoding ras-associated and pleckstrin homology domains-containing protein 1-like produces the protein MAKFLLLNIFLLSLATCGLTINIRDIFGFGYPRFAKPEERQSVEIIRWRQPVCITAAPGVLPCLVGFADHQRPVQTEEENVGYEPEQIIDLIDIKSQSPVKEDLKTFWSKHDSDLDDLSLESIEIDPPHLTKRSAPKLYSPKVVRYVKLEDMGESTLENPASQSARGGRYLRVAPQMGRATYRDPNYDVKIVDSPVMANLVAHTCLPDIGIPLCSELGGSTTIPIAPIPLPSKPVLPLPLPPNPLPSIPAPSKPLIPLPGFPSLSSLPSILPLPSLPNVSSQVTLNISNSIGNLTPLQLPGQAVIQSIGDYLNKPTVVQSNGEPEIKPVIVVQPTSSPGILAGINAFLAPNGNNWFNPLAGNPLIGLVNLSALPVFSPLPGIPSLQEILQRPENEISRPPGLLGILGIPNNQSPPPSAGPPTEKPGIFGGIFSSPSRPTALEDATNPTRPTLLGGIGNIFNQPTNRPLVIERPDENPIVVERPVYVVEQPVTQGLLDIFQKPNRPIILNTTKEPEVIKDPTYVLQRPTENPLTGLLGNWNIFNRPTTQSPPPVVIIDKEPNPGRPTVVINTPPQNYSPAIMPTNPQLPAFPVKPGLVSSSSSSVSSASSTSSVNGISNSFAASSASSVVNPLGPSSSSSLAVSLASSAAKKGEDSAKTVDAVPQTNLDSENSGLREGGESKAPIRDVPEVAKVQGSKEKILPEGQAAEGDKFKDIDAVPIDEQVHNEA